GTCAATAGATGTACCTGAACCGGCCGTTTTGGAGCGACGCCGTGAAGGAGAAGGCGAAGGCGGAGCAACAGTCGCCGGTAGCGGAGCTGGTGAAGTCTCTCGACAAGCAGCGCCTCTATCGCGAGGTCACCCTCGCCCTCCGCACCGGCTTACGCGAGGCCCGAGCCGAATTTTCGTTCCTCCGAATCCGCGGTCTCCGCAGCATTCTCAAGTTTCTCCGATCCGTTGCTCAGTCCGACGACACCATCAATCTCTTCTGCCACTCCCAATCCATTCCCGCACTCCAAGGTTCTTATCCAACAGATTTGACTCTTCAATTCGTCAATGATTCTGTTTATCTGGATATGCAATCTAGTTATTAGGGTTTCATTCTCAATTTTGCTCCATTCTTCGTTTACATTGTTCAATTTATGCTCACTTAAGCAAACTCGACCTCAGTATTGGGTGGAGCAATGTATGTCATAAACACTTAGCTTTTCACAGTCATTGGACTTAGCATCACCTCTTATATCTGCAGTGGTAATCAAAAGCATATAGAAGCTTCACAACCTCTGTATTTCTCTTGTAAACTAGTAAATTATATGATGAAAATTAGGCTTCGTGTAACAGTGGTGCCGGTTCTGTTTCAACACAGCCTTAAAGAGGCTGAGGATCAGTCTGTAACTAATTTGAATCACATCTTCTCCGTGGAACCCATGAAGATAAGCAGCCCGACTACTGATGCCGAAGTGGCTATTGCACTACGAGTTCTTGAAGGTTGTTGTCTTCTTCATAGCGAGAGCACAATCTTGGCTCACAAGCACAAGGCAATCATGGTATGTTTTTGGAAATTCCGTGTTTCCTCTCGTCAATGCCAACTTGATCATCGACACCGTGTTGGCTGAAATTCTGCAATCTGCTCACAAGTTTTGATCATGCTTTGCTAATGCAAGATTTTTGCTTCCATTGATGTTTGGTAGGCCCTGATGAATATTTTGTCAACTCGTGGAGTACTCGAGCAAGGTGCATGCCTCGATGCTTTGGTTGCAATCATGCTAGATTCATCTTCCAATCAAATGGTAATCTCTTAATGCCTCATAACAGAATCAGAAACTTTGAACCGTAAACAATACTAAACGGTTTTCTCGCTTCCCTACATTGTCTTTGGGAATATATTTACTGATCGAATGATCGCTTCTGCTTACTTACGTGCCAGGATTTTGAAGAATGTAATGGCATAGAGGAAGTTGCTCTTCTTATAAAAGACACACAAGTAGAGGAAAATCTAAGGTATACCTGTTTGTATCACCAGTCTCCCAAGCCAATTATATTTTTCAGTTGCATGATTCTATCATCGTGTGATCAGGTTGAAATGCGGTGAATTTCTATTGCTACTTATTGGGCATGTCAATGGAAGGGAAACACCTCCGATGATGACCATACACGATGATATAAGGCAATACCTGGGTGAAAAATCTGCCTCCTTAATATGGGCAGCCAGCCAGTTTGGATCAACTCTGGACCCGGAGCAAAGGCTTACAGCATTGCAGATTCAAGCCCGAAGGGTGCTCGAATCAATCAATCTTTACTGAGCAGAAAACAATTGACAGGTTTTTAAACATTCTAGTTTGTACCATAAGCTGTTAGATTATCCAAAACATGATTCTTAAGTTTCTGAGCTGTAAGATTATCCAACATGTCATAAATATCTTTAGCTCTCTTGTATGATTTGTCTCATGCCATAAACACATGAGTTTCATCTCTATCCTCGATCCAATTGCACCCTGGTGTCTTATCAACTCTTCATCCTTCATCCGCTGTCTTATTCCTCTCAGTTTACTCCATCTCCCTGTCGAAGCATAC
This genomic interval from Salvia splendens isolate huo1 chromosome 13, SspV2, whole genome shotgun sequence contains the following:
- the LOC121760087 gene encoding uncharacterized protein LOC121760087, yielding MYLNRPFWSDAVKEKAKAEQQSPVAELVKSLDKQRLYREVTLALRTGLREARAEFSFLRIRGLRSILKFLRSVAQSDDTINLFCHSQSIPALQVVPVLFQHSLKEAEDQSVTNLNHIFSVEPMKISSPTTDAEVAIALRVLEGCCLLHSESTILAHKHKAIMALMNILSTRGVLEQGACLDALVAIMLDSSSNQMDFEECNGIEEVALLIKDTQVEENLRLKCGEFLLLLIGHVNGRETPPMMTIHDDIRQYLGEKSASLIWAASQFGSTLDPEQRLTALQIQARRVLESINLY